A stretch of the Paracoccus albus genome encodes the following:
- a CDS encoding ATPase, T2SS/T4P/T4SS family translates to MEQASPASYLERYLDPFRDLLRRDDVVEVAINPDGKVWLEVAGDATMRHEGQTVDRTTALNMAQTIVGDAKARVSEKNPLVSGKVEYAGRPLRVQVAVPPAIDRGASITIRLFASGSVRDYAPTYLFGKAVSLDALRAEKMKNIASLAEENLEAALQTLVEARLNVLISGGTSTGKTTFARHLLTHLNEHERLITIEDAFELFPGQPNTVALLADRGAGSQRSANALLRASLRMRPDRIIVGELRGAEALTYLEAINTGHGGSVSTIHAETAELAIDRLAIMVLQAGTPLTFAEVREYIRKSIDVIVQLGRVEGKRGITEFYLPGERSH, encoded by the coding sequence ATGGAGCAGGCATCACCAGCCTCATACCTCGAGCGCTATCTCGATCCATTCCGCGACCTGCTGAGACGCGATGACGTGGTCGAGGTCGCGATCAACCCGGACGGCAAGGTCTGGCTCGAGGTCGCGGGGGACGCCACCATGCGCCACGAAGGTCAGACCGTGGACCGGACCACAGCCCTCAACATGGCCCAGACCATCGTCGGCGATGCCAAGGCCCGCGTCTCTGAAAAGAACCCCCTCGTGTCCGGCAAGGTGGAATATGCGGGCCGCCCCCTCCGGGTCCAGGTCGCCGTGCCGCCCGCCATTGATCGCGGGGCCTCGATCACCATCCGCCTCTTCGCCTCGGGCAGCGTCCGGGACTACGCGCCGACCTATCTCTTCGGCAAGGCCGTCTCGCTCGATGCGCTCCGCGCCGAGAAGATGAAAAACATCGCCTCCCTCGCCGAAGAGAACCTTGAGGCCGCGCTGCAAACCCTGGTCGAAGCGCGGCTCAATGTCCTGATCAGTGGCGGCACCTCGACCGGCAAGACCACCTTCGCCCGGCACCTTCTGACGCATTTAAACGAACACGAACGGCTGATCACCATCGAAGACGCCTTTGAGCTTTTCCCCGGCCAGCCGAACACCGTCGCCCTCTTGGCCGACCGCGGTGCCGGGTCGCAACGCAGCGCCAACGCCCTCCTGCGAGCCTCCCTCCGCATGCGTCCCGACCGGATCATCGTCGGCGAGTTGCGCGGTGCCGAGGCGCTCACCTATCTCGAAGCGATCAACACCGGCCATGGCGGATCGGTCTCAACCATCCACGCTGAAACCGCGGAACTGGCCATCGACCGGTTGGCGATCATGGTGCTGCAGGCAGGGACGCCGCTGACATTTGCCGAGGTGCGGGAATACATCCGGAAATCCATAGATGTGATCGTCCAGCTCGGGCGGGTCGAGGGGAAGCGCGGGATTACGGAGTTCTATCTGCCGGGTGAACGAAGCCATTGA
- a CDS encoding TrbI/VirB10 family protein, whose protein sequence is MADQTPPDLQDRLDQFSQRGKSKRGNSLGVGALAAALALGGAGVAYFLATGLQEGDSALETSDVETFQDRRPGTGGRLEFPPDETEQRVNDALIAVEEALEVPTAPAPEASAEVLAEIAKLREALAASQAARNSEIQSAVADLREAFDEQKAALEALIAEKEAELANLQRQTETRIEGLQAMLDAERAQREGLEAELDREGLIADQRLLEERRRQEEEQRQREAERVAEELLTAQIKSPAVVYADGPRGGTSGAAVADPAAAGASGPVLSGNEQFLQSARPLEVQEAARLTHPERTLTQGSVIQAALQTAINSDLPGSVVAVVSEPVPAFSGDRILIPRGSRLFGQYRSGIEMHQKRILILWTRVLTPDGTSMEIAAVGGDQLGRSGLTGLVDTKFAERFGGAALISVIGAAPSVAAESANNETTSIVLGDVGSDLQDAVGSVIAEQVSIAPTIYVDQGASVTVLVDRDVVIY, encoded by the coding sequence ATGGCCGATCAAACCCCTCCCGACCTGCAGGACCGTCTCGATCAATTCAGCCAGCGCGGCAAATCCAAACGCGGCAACAGCCTCGGGGTCGGCGCGCTCGCCGCCGCCCTCGCCCTCGGCGGGGCCGGGGTCGCGTATTTCTTGGCCACCGGGTTGCAAGAGGGCGATAGCGCGCTTGAGACCTCCGATGTCGAGACCTTCCAGGACCGTCGCCCCGGCACCGGCGGGCGGCTGGAGTTTCCGCCTGACGAGACCGAGCAACGGGTCAATGATGCGCTGATCGCCGTCGAGGAAGCACTCGAGGTGCCCACGGCCCCTGCCCCGGAGGCAAGCGCCGAGGTGCTGGCCGAAATAGCCAAGCTCCGCGAGGCCCTCGCCGCAAGCCAGGCCGCGCGCAATTCAGAAATCCAGTCTGCCGTCGCTGACCTGCGCGAAGCCTTCGACGAGCAGAAGGCGGCCTTGGAAGCACTTATAGCGGAGAAGGAGGCCGAGTTGGCCAACCTGCAGCGCCAGACCGAGACCCGCATCGAAGGGCTGCAGGCCATGCTTGATGCCGAACGCGCGCAACGCGAGGGGCTCGAGGCTGAGCTCGACCGCGAAGGGCTGATCGCCGATCAACGCCTGCTCGAAGAACGCCGCCGCCAGGAAGAGGAGCAGCGCCAGCGCGAGGCCGAACGGGTCGCCGAGGAGCTTCTAACCGCGCAGATCAAATCCCCCGCCGTGGTCTATGCCGACGGTCCACGTGGTGGTACGAGTGGCGCGGCGGTGGCCGATCCTGCAGCCGCTGGCGCAAGTGGACCGGTCCTCTCGGGCAATGAACAGTTCCTGCAGAGTGCGCGACCGCTCGAAGTGCAAGAGGCCGCGCGCCTCACGCATCCTGAACGCACGCTGACCCAAGGGTCCGTCATCCAGGCGGCGCTTCAGACCGCCATCAACAGCGATCTGCCGGGCTCCGTTGTGGCGGTCGTCTCCGAACCGGTCCCGGCGTTTTCCGGGGACCGGATCCTGATCCCCCGTGGCTCCCGCCTTTTTGGCCAGTACCGCTCCGGCATCGAGATGCACCAAAAGCGCATCCTGATCCTATGGACCCGTGTCCTGACGCCGGACGGCACCTCGATGGAAATCGCCGCCGTCGGCGGGGACCAGCTTGGCCGCTCAGGCCTCACTGGTCTTGTCGATACCAAGTTCGCCGAGCGCTTCGGCGGGGCCGCGCTGATTTCCGTGATCGGGGCGGCACCATCCGTGGCGGCGGAAAGTGCCAACAATGAAACCACAAGCATCGTCCTTGGCGATGTCGGCAGCGACCTGCAGGATGCGGTTGGATCGGTTATTGCCGAGCAGGTTTCGATCGCGCCGACGATCTATGTCGATCAGGGCGCCTCGGTCACCGTGCTCGTGGACCGGGATGTGGTGATTTACTGA
- a CDS encoding TrbG/VirB9 family P-type conjugative transfer protein: MKSLPALLLALAMPVAALAEATPQGGPLDIRIRTAVYNENQVYRIETDLRHSTTIHFGAGERFEAVIVGDTESFQVDPIPELGNVLTIKPHVANASTNMTVITNRRTYSFHLREGSIPNRTGMFFEVRFRYPDEERRAAGATQPKGFEAPRNYNYRVSGEGDFRPSHIYDDGRYTYFVFPENGRQPALFKADDQGRERTVNWTQQGNTVRVLGVNTYWTLRIGDEAICAWRDESAIYVSN, encoded by the coding sequence ATGAAATCCCTGCCCGCGCTCCTCCTGGCGCTTGCCATGCCTGTTGCCGCACTCGCCGAGGCCACCCCCCAAGGCGGCCCGCTCGACATCCGCATCCGCACCGCCGTCTACAATGAAAACCAGGTCTATCGGATCGAGACCGATCTCAGGCATTCGACGACGATCCATTTCGGGGCCGGGGAGAGGTTCGAGGCGGTGATTGTCGGCGACACTGAGAGCTTTCAGGTCGATCCGATCCCCGAGCTCGGCAATGTGCTCACGATCAAACCGCATGTGGCGAATGCCTCGACCAACATGACGGTAATCACCAACCGCCGCACCTATTCCTTCCACCTGCGCGAAGGTTCGATCCCGAACCGCACCGGCATGTTCTTCGAGGTCCGCTTCCGCTACCCTGACGAGGAACGCCGCGCGGCAGGCGCCACCCAACCCAAAGGCTTTGAGGCCCCGCGCAACTACAACTACCGCGTCTCGGGCGAAGGTGACTTCCGCCCCAGCCATATCTACGACGACGGGCGCTACACGTACTTCGTCTTTCCGGAGAACGGTCGCCAGCCCGCCCTCTTCAAGGCCGATGACCAGGGCCGCGAACGCACGGTGAACTGGACCCAGCAAGGCAATACCGTCCGCGTGCTCGGGGTGAACACCTACTGGACGCTGCGCATCGGCGATGAGGCGATCTGCGCCTGGCGCGACGAAAGCGCGATCTACGTGAGCAACTGA